The following nucleotide sequence is from Osmerus eperlanus unplaced genomic scaffold, fOsmEpe2.1 SCAFFOLD_48, whole genome shotgun sequence.
CATGCCCTTTGTGGCTCCATGACTCATCAAATATGAGCTCTGACAGCGTGGCCCCCTGCTGTATAAATACGCAGAGTCAATCAGAGGGTCCGTACTTGGCTCAGGCATCATGGCtgcccctctcaccctgctgctgaccgccctcctctcccaccaggGACTGACAGGTGAGTTACCTGAGACAGAGCTGCCCAGCTAACCACACCTCAGAAAGATCATCATCAGTAGGTTTATTTAGTACTTGTAGTTGGAGGTTGAAATCAAACTCCATGTTGGTGTTCAGGGTTGTGATGTGTTGCAGGTGTGTCAAGGACTGAGATCATCAATGGGCAGAAGGCTGGTAGGAGCTTGTTTCCCTTCATGGCGTCGGTCCAGAATAACCTCAAACCCAGCTGTGGAGGGGTGCTGATCCAGAAGAACTTTGTTCTGACTGCAGCCCACTGTGACAAGGGGTAAGCCTGTTGACTACTTTGTTGTGACTGCAGCCCACTGTGACTGCAGCCCACTGTGACAAGAGGTAAGCCTGCTGACTACTTTGTTCTGAGCTTCCACTGCTAAATATTATCATGTTGTTTCATGGATTAGACCTCATGTGCTCTAAGAACTCAGACAGGATGTATTGATCTCATTCCAGAGAAATGACAGTGGGTtgtatttccccccccccccgcccccccccccccctctcatacAGAGGTGAGAAGCTCACTAGGCTCATGTTCTCACTAGTCTGAGTGTGGTCATTCAACAGACACTCTGAGTGACCACACTTTCTCAAAGCCATTGTTTGTCAAGAACAGGCTTCCTCAAAGTCAGTTAGGTACTGTATTTCATGGACAGTGTTTCTCAAGACCACTGTATCTTAAACACTTTCAAAGATGGTGTTTGTCATGGATGCTGTATTTTGTAGACACTATTTGTCAAAGCCAGTGGTTGTTGTAGTGAGAATTTCATGGCAGCATGAGGTTTCACTACCTGTgatcctgacctctgacctctgcctCCTCTAGAAACCTCAGTGTGGTTTTGGGGTCACACAACATCGGGGAAAACTCAAAGGGAGCTGTAAGGTTCGCCGTGGAACGCAAATGCATACACCCTTCCTTTAAGAACGTCaagacaggaaatgacatcatgCTCCTGAAGGTACATAATCACATGTCCACTCTGACCAGATGAACAGATTATGAGTTAAACAGCACTGTGTACTACTCTGCCTTATATCATTgcttgtgttcctgtgtgcatcgtaataataatgtgttcatttagcagacaaacTATTTtcttaatctgcagtcaaatgctcttccACAGAGCTATACCAAGTAACTAGGATTCTCCCCACAGCTGTCCAAGAAAGTGAAACCCATAAAAGTGGCCAGGATCCCGACCAAGCCGCGCGCGGTTGGTGCTAACATCCGGTGTCATTTGGCTGGCTGGGGGGCGACGGAGACAAGTGTCAGGGCGGTAGATGACCTCAGGGTGGTCAACGTGTCCACCGTGGACCTGGACGTCTGCCGCAAGCAGTGGCAGGATGTTGGGTTGTCCCTCCCCGACAACGTGGTCTGCGCAGGCGGGTACAAGAGCAAGAATGGTGCCTGCCAGGTTGGTCAGGTTTaatagccagctagctaactaagTAACTAACAAACTAGGTAGCAAATGAACTAACTAACTTGTTAACTAGCTAGCTTGCCAACTAACTAACCAACTTACTTGAGAACAAACTGACAACATTGTTATCTACATAGCTAGAGAACTAACTAAACACAATGCCATAATGAAATGTAAATggtatctctcctctcatccccctctctttctctctctgtctccccttccatctttccctcatcctcAACTTCCAttttctgtccatccatccatccatctctctctctctctctctctctctatctctctctctctctctctctctctctctctctctctctctctctctctctctctctctctctctccttccctcctgtaGGGGGATTCGGGGGGTCCCCTGGTGTGTGCTGGGGAGGTGGTCGGCGTTGTCTCCTTCAACATGAAGAAGAACTGTGACTACCCCAACGTCCCCAACATCCACACCCAGGTGTCCAGTTTCCTGTCCTGGATCAGAAAGGTCCTCAACAGCAG
It contains:
- the LOC134016228 gene encoding mast cell protease 1A-like, with the translated sequence MAAPLTLLLTALLSHQGLTGVSRTEIINGQKAGRSLFPFMASVQNNLKPSCGGVLIQKNFVLTAAHCDKGNLSVVLGSHNIGENSKGAVRFAVERKCIHPSFKNVKTGNDIMLLKLSKKVKPIKVARIPTKPRAVGANIRCHLAGWGATETSVRAVDDLRVVNVSTVDLDVCRKQWQDVGLSLPDNVVCAGGYKSKNGACQGDSGGPLVCAGEVVGVVSFNMKKNCDYPNVPNIHTQVSSFLSWIRKVLNSSTC